The Amycolatopsis sp. 195334CR genome window below encodes:
- a CDS encoding NAD(P)/FAD-dependent oxidoreductase — translation MIPEQTEVLVVGAGPIGLAVAVSLAQQGVEVTVLDQQAEGANTSRAAVVHPRTMEALDRLGVADRLAGLSLRAGRFTIRDRDRVLVPLEFDQVPSPYRTLFMVPQPTTERVLLERFTELGGKVLRPHRLTALDQNADGVVATVDGQHRITARYVVGADGMRSAVRTFSGIGFGKDSAGETFTLADVRLRDGGLPGEEVVLFFSGAGMVVSAPLPDGSFRIVAEVEDPPEEPDLAFVQDLLDRRGPAAGTARIAEVVWGSRFRVHHRVADRYREGRVLLAGDAAHVHSPAGGQGMNLGLRDAVALGEALGAVVKGGPDSLLDEYAATQRPKAEEVVKFAGRLTRLATASPLARPVRNAVLSVLAKVPAFRVMLTKRLAGVADR, via the coding sequence ATGATTCCCGAGCAGACCGAGGTGCTGGTGGTGGGTGCCGGACCGATCGGACTGGCCGTGGCGGTGAGCCTGGCCCAGCAGGGGGTCGAGGTGACGGTGCTCGACCAGCAGGCGGAGGGCGCGAACACCTCGCGCGCCGCGGTGGTCCACCCGCGCACGATGGAGGCGCTGGACCGGCTCGGCGTCGCGGACCGGCTGGCCGGGCTGTCGCTGCGCGCCGGCCGGTTCACCATCCGCGACCGCGACCGCGTGCTGGTGCCGCTGGAGTTCGACCAGGTTCCGAGCCCGTACCGGACGCTGTTCATGGTTCCGCAGCCGACCACCGAGCGCGTGCTGCTCGAACGGTTCACCGAGCTGGGCGGCAAGGTGCTGCGCCCGCACCGGCTCACCGCGCTCGACCAGAACGCGGACGGCGTGGTCGCGACCGTGGACGGGCAGCACCGGATCACCGCGCGGTACGTGGTCGGTGCCGACGGCATGCGGAGCGCGGTGCGGACGTTCAGCGGCATCGGCTTCGGCAAGGACAGCGCCGGCGAGACGTTCACCCTCGCGGACGTGCGGCTGCGGGACGGCGGCCTGCCCGGTGAGGAGGTCGTGCTGTTCTTCTCGGGTGCGGGCATGGTGGTCTCGGCCCCGCTGCCCGACGGTTCGTTCCGCATCGTGGCCGAGGTCGAGGACCCGCCCGAGGAGCCCGACCTCGCCTTCGTGCAGGACCTGCTCGACCGCCGGGGTCCCGCGGCCGGGACCGCGCGGATCGCCGAGGTCGTCTGGGGGTCGCGGTTCCGGGTGCACCACCGGGTGGCCGATCGGTACCGCGAAGGCCGGGTCCTCCTGGCCGGGGACGCCGCCCACGTGCACAGCCCGGCCGGTGGTCAGGGCATGAACCTCGGCCTGCGGGACGCGGTCGCGCTGGGCGAGGCACTGGGCGCGGTGGTCAAGGGCGGGCCGGACAGCCTGCTCGACGAGTACGCCGCGACCCAGCGTCCGAAGGCGGAGGAGGTGGTCAAGTTCGCCGGGCGGCTGACTCGGCTAGCGACCGCGAGCCCGCTGGCGCGGCCGGTGCGGAACGCGGTGCTGTCGGTGCTGGCGAAGGTGCCCGCTTTCCGGGTGATGCTGACCAAGCGGCTCGCCGGAGTGGCGGACCGGTGA
- a CDS encoding TetR family transcriptional regulator, translating to MAETARRSDRTRQAILAAARERFATDGYERATIRAIAADARIDPSMVMRYYGNKERLFAAAAEFDLQLPNLTEVPRAEVGKELVAHFLDRWEHDDTLKLLLRSAATNPPAAERMQQIFASQLLPVVILLGPPDNQFAARAGLIASQVLGLALCRYVLALPPVVDMDRETVIEWVGPVLRRYLVERA from the coding sequence ATGGCAGAAACGGCACGCCGGTCCGACCGGACGAGGCAGGCGATCCTGGCGGCGGCGCGGGAGCGCTTCGCCACGGACGGCTACGAGCGCGCGACCATCCGGGCGATCGCCGCGGACGCGCGGATCGACCCGTCGATGGTGATGCGGTACTACGGCAACAAGGAGCGCCTGTTCGCCGCGGCCGCCGAATTCGACCTTCAGCTGCCGAACCTGACCGAGGTGCCGCGCGCGGAGGTGGGCAAGGAGCTGGTGGCCCACTTCCTCGACCGCTGGGAGCACGACGACACGCTGAAGCTGCTGCTCCGCTCGGCCGCCACCAACCCGCCCGCCGCCGAGCGGATGCAGCAGATCTTCGCCTCCCAGCTGCTCCCGGTGGTCATCCTGCTGGGGCCGCCCGACAACCAGTTCGCCGCCAGGGCCGGGCTCATCGCCAGTCAGGTGCTCGGCCTCGCGCTCTGCCGGTACGTGCTGGCACTGCCGCCGGTGGTGGACATGGACCGCGAGACGGTCATCGAATGGGTGGGCCCGGTGCTGCGCCGATACCTGGTCGAGCGCGCTTGA
- a CDS encoding Glu/Leu/Phe/Val dehydrogenase, with the protein MTDGVFGRDTGHEQVVFCHDKASGLKAIIGIYSTALGPGLGGTRFYPYPSEAEALDDVLALSKGMAYKNALAGLDLGGGKAVIIGDPATMKSEALLRAYGRFVQSLNGRYITACDVGTYVQDMDVVARESRFVTGRSPEDGGAGDSSVLTAFGVFQGMRASAEHLWGSPELAGRRVGVAGVGKVGYLLVGHLIEAGARVVISDVSAAAIERTKTKHPEVEVVGSADELIRAELDVFAPCALGGALNDETVPELRAKIVCGAANNQLAHPGIDKLLDDRGILFAPDYLVNAGGVIQVSDELHGFDFARAKRKTAQIFDTTKSVFRLAEAEGVPAATAADRLAERRMTEIGGLRAIHLG; encoded by the coding sequence GTGACGGACGGTGTATTCGGCCGGGATACCGGTCATGAACAGGTCGTTTTCTGCCACGACAAGGCCAGCGGTCTCAAGGCCATCATCGGCATCTACTCCACCGCACTGGGCCCTGGCCTCGGTGGAACCCGGTTCTACCCCTATCCCTCCGAAGCCGAAGCGCTCGACGACGTGCTCGCGTTGTCGAAGGGCATGGCCTACAAGAACGCGCTCGCCGGGCTCGACCTCGGCGGCGGCAAGGCCGTCATCATCGGCGACCCGGCCACCATGAAGTCCGAGGCGCTGCTGCGGGCGTACGGCCGCTTCGTGCAGTCGCTCAACGGCCGCTACATCACCGCCTGCGACGTGGGCACCTACGTGCAGGACATGGACGTCGTCGCCCGCGAGAGCCGGTTCGTCACCGGCCGCTCGCCCGAGGACGGCGGTGCCGGTGACTCCTCGGTGCTCACCGCGTTCGGTGTCTTCCAGGGCATGCGGGCCTCGGCCGAGCACCTGTGGGGCAGCCCCGAACTGGCCGGGCGCCGGGTCGGCGTGGCCGGCGTCGGCAAGGTGGGTTACCTGCTGGTCGGGCACCTGATCGAGGCCGGCGCGCGGGTGGTGATCAGCGACGTCTCGGCCGCCGCGATCGAACGCACCAAGACCAAGCACCCCGAGGTCGAGGTGGTCGGCAGCGCCGACGAGCTGATCCGCGCCGAGCTCGACGTGTTCGCGCCGTGCGCGCTGGGCGGCGCGCTGAACGACGAGACGGTCCCCGAACTGCGGGCCAAGATCGTCTGCGGGGCGGCGAACAACCAGCTCGCGCACCCCGGCATCGACAAGTTGCTCGACGACCGCGGCATCCTGTTCGCCCCGGACTACCTGGTCAACGCCGGTGGCGTGATCCAGGTCAGCGACGAGCTGCACGGGTTCGACTTCGCCAGGGCCAAGCGCAAGACCGCGCAGATCTTCGACACCACGAAGTCGGTGTTCCGGCTGGCCGAGGCCGAGGGCGTGCCCGCGGCCACCGCGGCCGACCGCCTGGCGGAGCGCCGCATGACCGAGATCGGCGGGCTCCGGGCTATACATCTGGGGTGA
- a CDS encoding serine hydrolase, protein MIENHFEAAGVRGWLHARRLGTGDECGWRADEPVVLASVVKVPLVLEFARQVAAGQLDPRDRVCIGARDRLGGSGTAGCADDVELSLRDAAYFAMTVSDNTAADVLCDRVGLDNVRSLVRELGLTHTRIAGAPRDIVASMIEDAGGPERFAELFRSFSADRVLAMRALDPGWTNASTPREMTALLEHLWADRGEAAAQVRQWMGQQVFWSRLGGAFPAEARVWGKTGTLPCIRNEIGVVEYPDGARFAVAVFTRSGSLVQREPAVEAAIGAAAAAAVGELRGDQSVP, encoded by the coding sequence GTGATCGAGAACCACTTCGAGGCGGCGGGCGTGCGCGGATGGCTGCACGCCCGCCGTCTTGGCACCGGGGACGAATGCGGTTGGCGCGCCGACGAGCCGGTGGTGCTGGCCTCGGTGGTGAAGGTGCCGCTCGTGCTGGAGTTCGCCCGCCAGGTAGCGGCCGGGCAGCTCGACCCGCGTGACCGCGTGTGCATCGGGGCCCGCGACCGGCTCGGCGGGTCCGGCACCGCGGGGTGCGCGGACGATGTGGAGCTGAGCCTGCGCGACGCGGCCTACTTCGCGATGACCGTCAGCGACAACACCGCGGCCGACGTGCTGTGCGACCGGGTCGGGCTCGACAACGTGCGCTCGCTGGTGCGCGAGCTGGGGCTGACGCACACGCGGATCGCCGGTGCGCCGCGGGACATCGTGGCGTCGATGATCGAGGACGCGGGCGGGCCGGAGCGGTTCGCGGAGCTGTTCCGGAGCTTCTCCGCGGACCGGGTGCTGGCGATGCGCGCCCTCGACCCGGGCTGGACGAACGCGAGCACGCCTCGCGAAATGACCGCGTTGCTGGAGCATCTGTGGGCCGACCGGGGCGAGGCCGCGGCCCAGGTCCGGCAGTGGATGGGGCAGCAGGTCTTCTGGAGCCGGCTCGGTGGCGCGTTCCCGGCGGAGGCGCGGGTGTGGGGCAAGACGGGCACGCTGCCGTGCATCCGGAACGAGATCGGCGTGGTCGAGTACCCGGACGGTGCACGGTTCGCGGTCGCGGTCTTCACCCGATCGGGGTCGCTGGTGCAACGGGAGCCAGCCGTCGAGGCGGCCATTGGCGCTGCAGCGGCCGCAGCGGTGGGCGAACTGCGCGGGGATCAGTCGGTGCCGTAG
- a CDS encoding LysR family transcriptional regulator, whose translation MDPLRALRYFVVVAEELHFGRAADRLGIAQPPLSQRIQRLERDLGAKLFDRDSRHVDLTEAGQILLAEARDLIARWDRAVALVGKAGGGELDALRAGVPPEMPGRALAGILTAFAHDRPGVRVELQELTTTEQLRLLAEGELDTGLLHLPVDVTGLELGPALETPLGVVLPRDSPLAARAELDPSALAGQGLVLFPRASAPGYYDALLRACWEDGFRPTAVHHARTPEFVLGMVLAGHGVALAEGTVAQKETRVVWRPLTPAPLRRLCFAWPSGNAHPEAKAFASVALAALNTPATSPLGTTALPTTRTFPRSPALPRFPAPAATPSAPALPDSAIPPDLPSLPPRSASPGIPALPARSASPGDSDSPSTLALPDTSPSDPDRSHDPAAPRPWNVVYGTD comes from the coding sequence GTGGACCCCCTGCGCGCGTTGCGCTACTTCGTCGTGGTCGCCGAAGAACTTCACTTCGGCCGCGCCGCCGACCGGCTCGGCATCGCCCAGCCGCCGCTGAGCCAGCGTATCCAGCGGCTCGAACGCGACCTCGGCGCGAAGCTGTTCGACCGCGACAGCAGGCACGTCGACCTGACCGAAGCGGGGCAGATCCTGCTCGCCGAAGCACGCGACCTGATCGCGCGCTGGGATCGCGCGGTCGCGCTCGTCGGCAAGGCCGGGGGCGGTGAACTCGACGCCCTGCGGGCCGGCGTGCCACCGGAGATGCCGGGCCGGGCGCTCGCCGGGATCCTGACCGCGTTCGCCCACGACCGGCCCGGCGTCCGCGTCGAACTGCAGGAGCTGACCACCACCGAGCAACTGCGCCTACTCGCCGAGGGCGAGCTCGACACGGGACTGCTGCACCTGCCGGTGGACGTGACCGGGCTGGAGCTGGGCCCCGCGCTCGAGACCCCGCTCGGCGTGGTGCTCCCCCGGGACTCGCCGCTGGCCGCCCGTGCGGAACTCGATCCGTCCGCCCTGGCCGGGCAGGGCCTCGTGCTCTTCCCGCGCGCGTCGGCGCCCGGGTACTACGACGCGCTCCTGCGCGCGTGCTGGGAAGACGGCTTCCGGCCGACCGCGGTGCACCACGCGCGAACGCCGGAGTTCGTCCTCGGCATGGTCCTGGCCGGGCACGGGGTGGCGCTGGCCGAAGGCACCGTCGCACAGAAGGAAACCCGGGTGGTGTGGCGGCCCCTCACTCCAGCACCCCTGCGGCGGCTGTGCTTCGCCTGGCCGTCCGGCAACGCGCACCCCGAAGCTAAGGCCTTCGCGTCGGTGGCACTCGCCGCGCTGAACACGCCCGCCACCAGCCCGCTCGGCACTACGGCCTTGCCCACCACCCGAACCTTCCCCCGCTCCCCAGCTTTGCCTCGCTTTCCAGCTCCAGCAGCCACCCCCAGCGCCCCCGCTCTGCCTGACAGCGCGATCCCACCCGACCTACCGAGCCTGCCCCCTAGATCGGCCTCGCCCGGTATCCCAGCACTGCCTGCTCGCTCGGCCTCGCCTGGTGACTCCGACTCGCCCAGCACGCTGGCCCTGCCCGATACCTCACCCAGCGACCCTGACCGTTCCCACGACCCAGCGGCGCCGCGCCCCTGGAACGTGGTCTACGGCACCGACTGA
- a CDS encoding MBL fold metallo-hydrolase, translating into MSDGRTRFGRRGFLGVSAAVAASLPGIPAVANPSPRAKADVTLRWWGNNSWELRLPGGKVVLIDPWLTRFKTGTYTKEGADPNTRIEVDRGLIDRLVDSGELHADHILVTHGHYDHISDVPYLAKKTGATVIGTETHLSLLLALGAPEEQLAIATGGEFHTFDGYSIRVLRSLHSASGDRAKVAFAGTRPLSRRDRPRVISDLLEGGTLAYQVESASGFAVMNFGGSNYVEGELAGLRPDVLLLPAGGDRVAEYVPRLLRTLGFPPYVVPTHWDDFDFPLDEPAKDWGGLTKLRDAVAVASPGSAFRVVDHREVFTP; encoded by the coding sequence ATGAGTGATGGACGGACCAGATTCGGCAGACGCGGTTTCCTCGGGGTCTCGGCCGCGGTGGCGGCGAGCCTGCCCGGCATTCCGGCAGTGGCGAACCCCAGCCCGCGCGCGAAGGCTGACGTGACCCTGCGCTGGTGGGGCAACAACAGCTGGGAGCTGCGCCTGCCCGGTGGCAAGGTGGTGCTGATCGACCCGTGGCTGACCCGGTTCAAGACCGGCACGTACACCAAGGAGGGCGCGGACCCGAACACGCGCATCGAGGTCGATCGGGGGCTCATCGACCGGCTGGTGGACTCCGGTGAGCTGCATGCCGACCACATCCTGGTCACCCACGGCCACTACGACCACATCAGCGACGTGCCGTACCTCGCCAAGAAAACCGGCGCGACGGTGATCGGGACCGAGACGCATCTGAGCCTGCTGCTCGCCCTCGGCGCCCCCGAGGAGCAGCTCGCGATCGCGACCGGCGGCGAGTTCCACACCTTCGACGGTTATTCGATTCGCGTGCTCCGCTCACTGCACTCGGCGAGCGGCGACCGGGCGAAGGTCGCGTTCGCGGGTACGCGCCCGCTGTCCCGGCGGGACCGGCCGCGGGTGATCAGCGACCTGCTCGAAGGGGGCACGCTGGCCTACCAGGTGGAGAGCGCGTCGGGGTTCGCGGTGATGAACTTCGGCGGTTCCAACTACGTGGAGGGGGAGCTGGCCGGGCTGCGGCCGGACGTGCTGCTCCTGCCCGCCGGCGGGGATCGGGTGGCGGAGTACGTGCCGAGGCTGCTGCGCACGCTCGGGTTTCCGCCGTACGTGGTGCCGACCCATTGGGACGACTTCGACTTCCCGCTGGACGAGCCCGCCAAGGACTGGGGCGGGCTCACCAAACTGCGCGACGCGGTGGCCGTGGCCAGTCCGGGGAGTGCGTTCCGGGTGGTCGACCACCGCGAGGTGTTCACGCCTTAG